A DNA window from Leishmania panamensis strain MHOM/PA/94/PSC-1 chromosome 27 sequence contains the following coding sequences:
- a CDS encoding hypothetical protein (TriTrypDB/GeneDB-style sysID: LpmP.27.1220) gives MGVASAKPAREAPVRYVAKKMPRVDKNPVEKQFTKPQFTALGINTRQDDVNTEPLMYVETSKESSSTELTDHVAPRWYLNTYLEMSDNMRTDQTVISGNLPLAWERDKHEPYSLVRGRIDDEDLRWVLHPEQRKKPLDELLGHTKLERQVLQDILDTVELPRTQYRNYKGKLHKSIDDANTHMTARKAQIEKAREAEILRQIGYTKEEVLKEEQYLTNRHRGVRALDDLGASDREKRRQQRAAEASELEDMLEERRIEQLERGEAVVMAEEVTEKPEVLPMRKKLFSTRSNTYKHMYAADIGKDERNQAKFVWWLDRTRRIKRAVDTIHGVPVYNERLSANEEQTRKQMQEAAEFNFSMSRSQGAKGFTDPRGHYDQFMDIMRHNKAEMQSETNVEVHEDNSTEHAVFQFPHTREHGAKPAPTRFTDRRDHAQRVDTDVTKLFGLEHEPHAATPATSAAPAYRESSLPKQSSSGNDGLAYPSRRAGTGGWEKVKGADGSTPGVRTDASHPTNKDDRED, from the coding sequence ATGGGTGTTGCAAGTGCGAAGCCCGCGCGCGAAGCACCTGTGCGCTACGTGGCCAAGAAGATGCCACGCGTGGATAAGAACCCCGTGGAGAAGCAGTTCACGAAGCCGCAGTTCACGGCACTTGGCATCAACACTCGTCAGGACGATGTGAACACTGAACCGCTCATGTACGTGGAGACGTCCAAGGAGTCCAGCAGTACCGAGCTGACGGACCATGTAGCCCCGCGGTGGTACTTGAACACGTACTTGGAGATGTCTGACAACATGCGTACTGACCAAACAGTGATTAGCGGCAACCTCCCTCTTGCGTGGGAGCGCGATAAGCATGAGCCATATTCGCTGGTACGCGGTCGCATTGATGACGAGGACCTTCGCTGGGTTCTCCACCCGGAGCAGCGCAAAAAGCCGCTCGATGAGTTACTGGGTCATACGAAACTAGAAAgacaggtgctgcaggataTCCTCGACACGGTGGAGCTACCCCGCACACAGTACCGAAACTACAAGGGAAAGCTACACAAGAGCATCGACGATGCCAACACTCACATGACGGCACGCAAGGCCCAAATCGAGAAGGCTCGCGAGGCGGAGATCCTGCGTCAGATTGGCTACACcaaagaggaggtgctgaaggaggagcaaTACTTGACAAATCGCCACCGGGGCGTGCGCGCTCTTGACGATCTCGGCGCAAGTGACCGGGAAAAgcgccgacagcagcgggcggCCGAGGCGAGCGAGTTGGAAGACATGCTAGAGGAGCGACGCAtagagcagctggagcgtGGCGAGGCAGTTGtgatggcggaggaggtgacagAAAAGCCAGAGGTGCTGCCGATGCGCAAAAAGCTTTTTAGCACGCGGAGCAACACCTACAAGCACATGTACGCGGCAGATATAGGCAAGGACGAGCGCAACCAGGCAAAGTTTGTGTGGTGGCTCGACCGCACGCGGCGCATCAAGCGTGCTGTAGACACCATTCATGGTGTTCCTGTCTACAATGAACGACTCTCAGCGAACGAGGAGCAGACGCGCAAGCAGATGCAAGAGGCGGCGGAGTTTAACTTCTCGATGTCGCGGTCGCAGGGTGCGAAGGGGTTCACCGACCCGCGTGGGCATTACGATCAGTTCATGGATATTATGCGCCACAACAAGGCGGAGATGCAGAGCGAAACTAACGTTGAGGTCCACGAGGACAACAGCACCGAGCACGCTGTCTTTCAGTTTCCCCACACGCGAGAGCACGGTGCAAAGCCGGCGCCGACGCGCTTTACGGATCGTCGTGATCATGCACAGCGCGTCGACACCGATGTGACCAAGTTGTTTGGGCTTGAGCACGAGCCACATGCTGCTACCCCTGCTACATCTGCTGCACCTGCATACCGTGAATCGTCTCTACCAAAGCAATCATCTAGCGGGAATGACGGGCTGGCCTACCCAAGCCGTCGGGCGGGTACTGGCGGTtgggagaaggtgaagggtGCGGACGGCTCTACACCTGGAGTACGCACGGACGCTTCGCATCCGACAAACAAGGATGACAGGGAGGATTGA
- a CDS encoding histone H1, putative (TriTrypDB/GeneDB-style sysID: LpmP.27.1230), producing MFANSTGAAAAAASNSPQRSPHPSPKKAAVKKAAAKKAAAKKAAAKKAAAKKAAPKRAAPKRAAPKGAAPKKAVKKAAKAAKKAVKKAVKKAVKKAKKAVKRTAKKAAKK from the coding sequence ATGTTCGCTAACtccaccggtgctgccgctgcggccgcctcgAACTCGCCGCAGAGGTCTCCCCACCCGTCTCCGAAGAAGGCTGCGGTAAAGAAGGCTGCGGCAAAGAAGGCTGCGGCAAAGAAGGCTGCGGCAAAGAAGGCTGCGGCAAAGAAGGCTGCGCCGAAGAGGGCTGCGCCGAAGAGGGCTGCGCCGAAGGGGGCTGCACCGAAGAAGGCCGTGAAGAAGGCTgcgaaggcggcgaagaaggctGTGAAGAAGGCCGTGAAGAAGGCcgtgaagaaggcgaagaaggctgTGAAGAGGACtgcgaagaaggcggcgaagaagtAA